The sequence ATTTCACTAAGTCATCAGACAGCCAAATACTTGCTGTTTTTGATACAAATGAAAATTTATGTGGTCGTTTTTTAGTAAATCAGCTCAATAGACCTATTGAAAAACCAAAAAACAAGAAAAAGAAATGGCTAGTTTTAGCAACACTTACAGGTTTTTTAAGTCTAGGAAATCAAAAAATATTTGCACAAGGTGAACCTATAAGAACAGAACACAGAGAACACAAAAAGGTCTTATCTTCAGAAACAAATAAAGATTCAACTCAAACGAGAACAATTACTGGAGTAATCTCTGATTCTCAAGGATTTTTACCTAGTGCTACTGTTGGAATAAAAGGGACAAAAAAAAACAGCATCACCAATTTTGATGGAGAATTTACTATTCAAGCCGCTACAAATGATATACTCGTATTTAATTATATCGGATATAAAACAATTGAAAAAGTAATAACGGACGAAACAAATTATCAGATTACACTTGAAGAAGATTTAGATGTAGTTTACGAATCTGTTATTGTTGGTGGAATTTGTGCAAGAAGATCTTTTCTTGGTCGATTATTTCAAAGTGTTCGCAATTGGTTTAGATAAATTATAAAAAGGAGAAACTCATACAGTTTCTCCTTTTCTTTCAATTATATGTTATACAACAAGACTTTGTTTTTAGGAAACTCAGGAGTGAGCTTTTCAGACCATTTTTTAGCAATACGCATTTCTTCTCCCATCATAAAATTCTTCTCATCGACTTTAAAAAATTCAAAATAAACTTTTGTATTTGAACTATACAATTCTATAGCTAACTCTAATTTATCAATATTTTTAGTTCCAGTTTTATAAGTACTTGCTATCGAACAATTCTTTATATCTTTTAATTCAACAACCATTTTCTCATCATAGGTTTCTGTTTTTCTTAAAAAATACAGTTTTGTGTTATCGTTACTAATTCCAATGATTGAATTATCTGTCCAAGCATCAAATTCGCCAATTTGTTTATTATCTA is a genomic window of Flavobacterium jumunjinense containing:
- a CDS encoding carboxypeptidase-like regulatory domain-containing protein; amino-acid sequence: MISNKINFSIPTPCHEDWQKMTPLEKGKFCSSCQKQVHDFTKSSDSQILAVFDTNENLCGRFLVNQLNRPIEKPKNKKKKWLVLATLTGFLSLGNQKIFAQGEPIRTEHREHKKVLSSETNKDSTQTRTITGVISDSQGFLPSATVGIKGTKKNSITNFDGEFTIQAATNDILVFNYIGYKTIEKVITDETNYQITLEEDLDVVYESVIVGGICARRSFLGRLFQSVRNWFR